From Helicoverpa armigera isolate CAAS_96S chromosome 19, ASM3070526v1, whole genome shotgun sequence, one genomic window encodes:
- the Etf-qo gene encoding electron transfer flavoprotein-ubiquinone oxidoreductase, mitochondrial isoform X1, with protein sequence MAAALVSSSRQVGRLTKAASRLYSDAYPKITTHYTIHPRDKDPRWKDISMERVAEETDILIIGGGPAGMSAAIRARQIAEEKGAEVRVTLLEKAAEVGGHILSGACVDPIALNELIPDWKEKGAPMNTPVTADKFGLLTATGRIPLPAFKGLPNYNHGNYVVRLGHLVRWLSEQAEAAGAEIWPGCAGADLIYRDDGSLKGVATGDVGIAKDGSPKDMFERGMEFHSKITIFTEGCHGHLTKMVSKKYNLREKSEPQSYGIGLKELWEVKPENHKPGLVEHTIGWPLDKNTYGGSFIYHLNVAEGEAPLVAAGFVVGLDYSNPYLSPFREFQKFKTHPYVRPMFEGGSRIAYGARALVEGGWQCLPRPVFPGGVLAGDTAGFLNVPRIKGTHNAMKSGMLAAEAAMDLIISGEATHEKGVVPTQYEDKLKESFVYKELKQVRNCRPSFHTSLGLYGGVIYSGFSTFTRGMEPWTFSHGGADHARLKPAKECQPIEYPKPDGVITFDLLSSVALTGTNHEADQPAHLTLKDDSVPVKQNLGVYDGPEARFCPAGVYEFVPMESGDGQRLQINAQNCIHCKTCDIKDPSQNINWVVPEGGGGPAYNGM encoded by the exons atggcGGCGGCACTTGTTAGTTCGTCTCGTCAgg TGGGGAGGCTAACAAAGGCTGCAAGCAGGTTGTATTCGGATGCTTACCCTAAAATAACGACTCATTACACCATACACCCAAGAGATAAGGATCCAAGATGGAAAG ACATCAGCATGGAACGAGTAGCGGAGGAGACAGACATCCTTATCATTGGTGGAGGACCAGCGGGCATGAGTGCTGCCATCAGAGCTCGCCAGATCGCAGAGGAAAAGGGAGCT GAAGTACGAGTAACTCTACTAGAGAAGGCAGCTGAAGTTGGAGGCCACATTCTGTCCGGTGCCTGCGTGGACCCCATAGCTCTGAACGAGCTGATCCCCGACTGGAAGGAGAAGGGAGCACCTATGAACACTCCAGTTACAGCAGACAAGTTTGGTCTGCTGACTGCTACTGGGAGAATTCCTCTGCCAGcatttaaag GATTACCGAACTACAATCACGGCAACTATGTGGTTCGTTTGGGACATCTTGTGCGGTGGTTGTCAGAACAAGCCGAAGCTGCTGGCGCTGAG ATCTGGCCAGGATGCGCGGGCGCAGACCTAATATACCGCGACGACGGATCCCTAAAGGGCGTCGCGACTGGCGACGTCGGCATCGCGAAGGACGGCAGCCCTAAGGACATGTTCGAACGAGGCATGGAGTTCCACTCTAAAATTACTATCTTTACTGAAG GTTGCCACGGTCATCTAACCAAAATGGTATCAAAGAAATACAACTTGAGAGAAAAAAGCGAGCCTCAGTCATATGGTATCGGACTAAAGGAGTTGTGGGAAGTAAAACCTGAG aaccACAAACCCGGTCTAGTAGAACACACAATAGGCTGGCCTCTAGACAAGAACACGTATGGAGGCTCGTTCATCTACCATCTGAATGTAGCCGAGGGCGAAGCACCCCTAGTAGCCGCGGGCTTCGTAGTAGGCCTGGACTATAGCAACCCTTACCTCAGTCCCTTCAGAGAGTTCCAGAAGTTCAAGACTCATCCGTATGTTAGGCCTATGTTTGAAG GTGGTTCCCGCATAGCGTACGGCGCCCGGGCGCTGGTGGAGGGCGGCTGGCAGTGCCTGCCGCGGCCGGTGTTCCCGGGCGGCGTGCTGGCGGGCGACACGGCCGGCTTCCTCAACGTGCCCAGGATCAAGGGCACGCATAATGCTATGAAGAGCG GTATGTTAGCGGCGGAAGCTGCGATGGACCTCATTATATCGGGAGAGGCGACACATGAGAAAGGAGTCGTGCCCACTCAGTACGAGGACAAACTTAAGgaatcatttgtttataaagAACTTAAg CAAGTCCGCAACTGCAGGCCGTCGTTCCACACGTCGCTAGGTCTATACGGCGGCGTCATCTACTCCGGCTTCAGCACCTTCACCCGCGGCATGGAACCCTGGACCTTCAGCCATGGAG GTGCTGACCACGCTCGATTGAAGCCAGCGAAGGAGTGTCAGCCCATCGAGTACCCCAAGCCTGACGGCGTCATCACCTTCGATCTGCTGTCCTCCGTCGCACTCACtg GCACGAACCACGAGGCAGATCAGCCAGCGCACTTAACATTAAAAGACGACTCGGTGCCCGTCAAACAAAACTTGGGTGTCTATGATGGACCCGAGGCCAGGTTCTGTCCAGCAG GTGTATACGAATTTGTGCCCATGGAAAGCGGTGACGGACAACGTTTGCAAATCAACGCACAGAACTGCATACATT GTAAAACATGCGACATTAAGGACCCATCACAAAACATCAACTGGGTGGTCCCTGAGGGCGGCGGTGGTCCCGCCTACAACGGAATGTAA
- the LOC126054708 gene encoding uncharacterized protein LOC126054708 isoform X2 — protein MFTFMIPFIFFWAACNAEDYYYNPQNVSKTTLSGIAAYRSALTLDWLAAEDLRQRELAAAFETEPSPAPRSLSIDCISYARPASGKVARLMLELLKNLEGDEGTIVTDLIQALVRTKLLVETSMLDAEPDLESLVKTPNVMMGEPHTTFPRILAMTWMTVTDPVTTKKFGWCPVNRVNKYLSISKPISIAKQMKALEPVIARARFIMEEFIQHVTPLNMYQKKLPDNAATTRTLPTTLKRMVGMVETSSDITIRVRSNKRTRTPNTVRAIHVALAQSATAAPLLEADPLPSFREEAPPKATAAASCAGLFVLWPLCLFCTQ, from the exons TGCAACGCCGAAGATTATTACTACAATCCTCAAAATGTCTCAAAGACCACGTTGTCCGGGATAGCCGCGTACAGATCAGCTCTGACCCTGGACTGGTTGGCAGCCGAAGACTTGAGGCAGAGAGAACTGGCTGCAGCATTTGAGACTGAGCCCTCTCCAGCCCCTAGGAGCCTCTCCATCGACTGTATTTCGTATGCACGACCGGCTTCGGGGAAGGTTGCTCGACTGATGTTAGAACTTCTGAA AAATCTAGAAGGTGATGAAGGCACCATAGTGACAGACCTAATCCAAGCCTTAGTTCGTACGAAGCTGCTGGTAGAAACTTCCATGTTGGATGCCGAACCAGATTTGGAATCCCTGGTGAAGACTCCTAACGTGATGATGGGGGAACCTCACACGACCTTCCCGAGGATACTGGCGATGACGTGGATGACTGTCACGGATCCTGTCACTACGAAGAAGTTTGGATGGTGTCCTGTTAATAGG GTGAACAAATACCTTTCGATCAGCAAGCCTATATCAATAGCGAAACAAATGAAGGCTCTAGAGCCCGTTATAGCAAGGGCCCGGTTTATAATGGAAGAGTTCATTCAGCATGTTACCCCTCTCAATATGTACCAAAAGAAGTTGCCAGATAATGCTGCAACCACCAGGACTTTG CCAACAACGTTGAAGAGAATGGTTGGAATGGTTGAAACTTCGAGCGACATTACGATAAGAGTTAGAAGTAACAAACGGACGCGGACTCCTAATACC GTCCGTGCAATTCACGTGGCTTTAGCACAATCCGCTACAGCAGCACCCTTGTTGGAGGCTGACCCATTGCCGAGCTTCCGTGAGGAGGCCCCGCCGAAAGCGACAGCTGCAGCCAGTTGTGCAGGCCTCTTTGTGCTGTGGCCTTTGTGCTTGTTTTGTACGCAATAA
- the LOC126054708 gene encoding uncharacterized protein LOC126054708 isoform X3 — MIPCSKCNAEDYYYNPQNVSKTTLSGIAAYRSALTLDWLAAEDLRQRELAAAFETEPSPAPRSLSIDCISYARPASGKVARLMLELLKNLEGDEGTIVTDLIQALVRTKLLVETSMLDAEPDLESLVKTPNVMMGEPHTTFPRILAMTWMTVTDPVTTKKFGWCPVNRVNKYLSISKPISIAKQMKALEPVIARARFIMEEFIQHVTPLNMYQKKLPDNAATTRTLPTTLKRMVGMVETSSDITIRVRSNKRTRTPNTVRAIHVALAQSATAAPLLEADPLPSFREEAPPKATAAASCAGLFVLWPLCLFCTQ, encoded by the exons TGCAACGCCGAAGATTATTACTACAATCCTCAAAATGTCTCAAAGACCACGTTGTCCGGGATAGCCGCGTACAGATCAGCTCTGACCCTGGACTGGTTGGCAGCCGAAGACTTGAGGCAGAGAGAACTGGCTGCAGCATTTGAGACTGAGCCCTCTCCAGCCCCTAGGAGCCTCTCCATCGACTGTATTTCGTATGCACGACCGGCTTCGGGGAAGGTTGCTCGACTGATGTTAGAACTTCTGAA AAATCTAGAAGGTGATGAAGGCACCATAGTGACAGACCTAATCCAAGCCTTAGTTCGTACGAAGCTGCTGGTAGAAACTTCCATGTTGGATGCCGAACCAGATTTGGAATCCCTGGTGAAGACTCCTAACGTGATGATGGGGGAACCTCACACGACCTTCCCGAGGATACTGGCGATGACGTGGATGACTGTCACGGATCCTGTCACTACGAAGAAGTTTGGATGGTGTCCTGTTAATAGG GTGAACAAATACCTTTCGATCAGCAAGCCTATATCAATAGCGAAACAAATGAAGGCTCTAGAGCCCGTTATAGCAAGGGCCCGGTTTATAATGGAAGAGTTCATTCAGCATGTTACCCCTCTCAATATGTACCAAAAGAAGTTGCCAGATAATGCTGCAACCACCAGGACTTTG CCAACAACGTTGAAGAGAATGGTTGGAATGGTTGAAACTTCGAGCGACATTACGATAAGAGTTAGAAGTAACAAACGGACGCGGACTCCTAATACC GTCCGTGCAATTCACGTGGCTTTAGCACAATCCGCTACAGCAGCACCCTTGTTGGAGGCTGACCCATTGCCGAGCTTCCGTGAGGAGGCCCCGCCGAAAGCGACAGCTGCAGCCAGTTGTGCAGGCCTCTTTGTGCTGTGGCCTTTGTGCTTGTTTTGTACGCAATAA
- the Etf-qo gene encoding electron transfer flavoprotein-ubiquinone oxidoreductase, mitochondrial isoform X2 produces the protein MERVAEETDILIIGGGPAGMSAAIRARQIAEEKGAEVRVTLLEKAAEVGGHILSGACVDPIALNELIPDWKEKGAPMNTPVTADKFGLLTATGRIPLPAFKGLPNYNHGNYVVRLGHLVRWLSEQAEAAGAEIWPGCAGADLIYRDDGSLKGVATGDVGIAKDGSPKDMFERGMEFHSKITIFTEGCHGHLTKMVSKKYNLREKSEPQSYGIGLKELWEVKPENHKPGLVEHTIGWPLDKNTYGGSFIYHLNVAEGEAPLVAAGFVVGLDYSNPYLSPFREFQKFKTHPYVRPMFEGGSRIAYGARALVEGGWQCLPRPVFPGGVLAGDTAGFLNVPRIKGTHNAMKSGMLAAEAAMDLIISGEATHEKGVVPTQYEDKLKESFVYKELKQVRNCRPSFHTSLGLYGGVIYSGFSTFTRGMEPWTFSHGGADHARLKPAKECQPIEYPKPDGVITFDLLSSVALTGTNHEADQPAHLTLKDDSVPVKQNLGVYDGPEARFCPAGVYEFVPMESGDGQRLQINAQNCIHCKTCDIKDPSQNINWVVPEGGGGPAYNGM, from the exons ATGGAACGAGTAGCGGAGGAGACAGACATCCTTATCATTGGTGGAGGACCAGCGGGCATGAGTGCTGCCATCAGAGCTCGCCAGATCGCAGAGGAAAAGGGAGCT GAAGTACGAGTAACTCTACTAGAGAAGGCAGCTGAAGTTGGAGGCCACATTCTGTCCGGTGCCTGCGTGGACCCCATAGCTCTGAACGAGCTGATCCCCGACTGGAAGGAGAAGGGAGCACCTATGAACACTCCAGTTACAGCAGACAAGTTTGGTCTGCTGACTGCTACTGGGAGAATTCCTCTGCCAGcatttaaag GATTACCGAACTACAATCACGGCAACTATGTGGTTCGTTTGGGACATCTTGTGCGGTGGTTGTCAGAACAAGCCGAAGCTGCTGGCGCTGAG ATCTGGCCAGGATGCGCGGGCGCAGACCTAATATACCGCGACGACGGATCCCTAAAGGGCGTCGCGACTGGCGACGTCGGCATCGCGAAGGACGGCAGCCCTAAGGACATGTTCGAACGAGGCATGGAGTTCCACTCTAAAATTACTATCTTTACTGAAG GTTGCCACGGTCATCTAACCAAAATGGTATCAAAGAAATACAACTTGAGAGAAAAAAGCGAGCCTCAGTCATATGGTATCGGACTAAAGGAGTTGTGGGAAGTAAAACCTGAG aaccACAAACCCGGTCTAGTAGAACACACAATAGGCTGGCCTCTAGACAAGAACACGTATGGAGGCTCGTTCATCTACCATCTGAATGTAGCCGAGGGCGAAGCACCCCTAGTAGCCGCGGGCTTCGTAGTAGGCCTGGACTATAGCAACCCTTACCTCAGTCCCTTCAGAGAGTTCCAGAAGTTCAAGACTCATCCGTATGTTAGGCCTATGTTTGAAG GTGGTTCCCGCATAGCGTACGGCGCCCGGGCGCTGGTGGAGGGCGGCTGGCAGTGCCTGCCGCGGCCGGTGTTCCCGGGCGGCGTGCTGGCGGGCGACACGGCCGGCTTCCTCAACGTGCCCAGGATCAAGGGCACGCATAATGCTATGAAGAGCG GTATGTTAGCGGCGGAAGCTGCGATGGACCTCATTATATCGGGAGAGGCGACACATGAGAAAGGAGTCGTGCCCACTCAGTACGAGGACAAACTTAAGgaatcatttgtttataaagAACTTAAg CAAGTCCGCAACTGCAGGCCGTCGTTCCACACGTCGCTAGGTCTATACGGCGGCGTCATCTACTCCGGCTTCAGCACCTTCACCCGCGGCATGGAACCCTGGACCTTCAGCCATGGAG GTGCTGACCACGCTCGATTGAAGCCAGCGAAGGAGTGTCAGCCCATCGAGTACCCCAAGCCTGACGGCGTCATCACCTTCGATCTGCTGTCCTCCGTCGCACTCACtg GCACGAACCACGAGGCAGATCAGCCAGCGCACTTAACATTAAAAGACGACTCGGTGCCCGTCAAACAAAACTTGGGTGTCTATGATGGACCCGAGGCCAGGTTCTGTCCAGCAG GTGTATACGAATTTGTGCCCATGGAAAGCGGTGACGGACAACGTTTGCAAATCAACGCACAGAACTGCATACATT GTAAAACATGCGACATTAAGGACCCATCACAAAACATCAACTGGGTGGTCCCTGAGGGCGGCGGTGGTCCCGCCTACAACGGAATGTAA
- the LOC110374161 gene encoding malignant T-cell-amplified sequence 1 homolog — translation MFKKFDEKESISGVQQLKSSVQKGIRARLLELYPHLENYIDQVLPKKDTFRIVKCHDHIEIMVNSAGELLFFRQREGPWMPTLKLLHKYPFFLPMQQVDKGAIRFVLSGANIMCPGLTSPGARMSDVDKGQVVAVMAEGKEHALAVGCTALSTDDIAKVNKGVGIENCHYLNDGLWQMKPVK, via the exons ATTCGATGAAAAGGAAAGCATCTCAGGCGTCCAGCAGCTCAAGTCCTCGGTGCAGAAGGGCATCAGGGCGCGTCTGCTGGAGCTGTACCCTCACTTGGAGAACTACATCGACCAAGTGCTGCCTAAGAAGGATACCTTTAGAATTGTTAAATG CCACGACCACATCGAGATTATGGTGAACAGCGCAGGGGAGCTCCTCTTCTTCCGACAACGCGAGGGACCCTGGATGCCCACCCTCAAACTCTTGCACAagt ATCCATTCTTCCTACCGATGCAGCAAGTCGACAAGGGTGCTATCCGCTTCGTGCTCAGTGGGGCTAACATCATGTGCCCGGGGCTCACGTCTCCGGGGGCTCGTATGAGTGACGTGGACAAGGGGCAAGTGGTTGCAGTCATGGCTGAGGGGAAGGAACATGCTCTAGCTGTGGGATGCACTGCGCTGTCTACTGATGATAT AGCTAAAGTAAACAAAGGCGTGGGTATAGAAAACTGTCACTATCTCAACGACGGCCTGTGGCAGATGAAACCAGTGAAGTAA